Proteins from a genomic interval of Prevotella sp. E13-27:
- a CDS encoding ATPase translates to MILIADSGSTKTDWTMVHSAHPLLGCQVIATFHTQGITPIHQTAADIRRILEQELLSSISIFPRAQLINSGILEGSLLQRLDIFFYGSGCTPAHVPMMQQLLAEVLTPNSVEVHSDLMASARALCQHEAGIACILGTGANSCLFDGEQIVQNTPALGYILGDEGSGSVLGRMFLNAIFKRPELADVRDQYLQEHKFTQTDVIQKVYREPMANRFLATTSLFIHEHLDNPLLRQLVVDNFRSFFQRNIAPYGRKDLPVHFVGSMAHHYPDELQEAAAKEGFTIGRTVQSPLEGLILYHSGAQKIIDMREEAR, encoded by the coding sequence ATGATACTGATTGCTGATAGTGGAAGCACTAAGACTGATTGGACAATGGTTCACTCGGCTCATCCATTGTTGGGATGTCAAGTAATTGCTACTTTCCATACTCAAGGTATTACACCCATACACCAGACTGCTGCCGATATTAGGCGGATACTGGAACAGGAGTTATTGTCTTCGATTTCCATTTTCCCTCGTGCCCAGCTTATTAACTCTGGTATTCTTGAAGGCTCGTTGCTTCAAAGGCTTGACATATTTTTCTATGGCTCAGGTTGTACTCCTGCTCATGTGCCTATGATGCAACAGTTGTTGGCTGAAGTTCTTACGCCTAATTCTGTAGAAGTACATAGTGACTTGATGGCATCAGCGCGTGCGCTGTGTCAGCATGAAGCAGGAATAGCATGTATCTTGGGAACAGGTGCAAACAGTTGTTTGTTTGATGGTGAACAGATTGTCCAGAACACTCCTGCCCTTGGTTATATCCTTGGTGATGAAGGTAGTGGTTCTGTGCTTGGAAGGATGTTCTTGAATGCTATTTTCAAGCGTCCTGAACTGGCTGATGTTCGTGATCAGTATCTACAGGAGCATAAGTTTACCCAGACAGACGTTATACAGAAGGTTTATCGTGAGCCTATGGCTAATCGTTTCCTGGCAACAACATCTTTGTTCATTCATGAGCATTTGGATAATCCTCTGTTGCGTCAGTTGGTTGTTGATAATTTCCGCTCTTTCTTCCAGCGTAATATCGCACCATACGGTCGAAAGGATCTCCCTGTTCACTTTGTGGGCTCTATGGCCCATCATTATCCTGACGAGCTGCAGGAAGCAGCTGCAAAGGAAGGATTTACAATAGGGCGTACCGTTCAGAGTCCACTTGAAGGATTGATCTTATATCATAGTGGAGCGCAAAAAATCATTGATATGCGTGAAGAAGCCCGATAA
- the rsxE gene encoding electron transport complex subunit RsxE — translation MNYIEIIKNGIVKENPTFVLMLGMCPTLATTTSATNGMAMGLATMAVLICTNVVISCMKSLTPDKVRIPVFIVIIAAFVTILQMIIKAYLPDIDAALGLFIPLIVVNCVILGRAEAFAAKQSPLASLFDGIGIGLGFTLGLTLLGIFREILGSGSVFGFTLIPETYNILLFVLPPGAFITLGFLIAIVNKMRSNA, via the coding sequence ATGAACTACATAGAAATAATTAAGAACGGCATCGTAAAAGAGAACCCTACGTTTGTCTTGATGCTCGGCATGTGTCCCACACTTGCCACTACCACCAGTGCCACAAACGGTATGGCTATGGGCTTGGCTACCATGGCAGTACTTATCTGCACTAACGTAGTCATATCATGTATGAAGAGCTTAACGCCCGATAAGGTACGAATTCCGGTATTCATCGTCATTATAGCAGCTTTCGTAACAATACTACAGATGATTATTAAAGCCTACCTGCCTGACATTGATGCAGCTCTCGGATTATTCATTCCCCTTATTGTTGTAAACTGCGTCATCCTCGGACGTGCCGAAGCCTTTGCTGCTAAACAGAGTCCTCTGGCATCACTCTTCGACGGTATAGGTATAGGTTTAGGATTCACCTTAGGTCTGACGTTACTTGGCATATTCCGTGAGATCCTAGGCTCAGGTTCTGTCTTTGGATTTACCTTAATACCAGAGACTTACAACATTCTTCTCTTCGTATTACCTCCAGGCGCATTCATCACGCTTGGCTTCCTCATTGCGATTGTGAACAAGATGCGCAGCAATGCATAA
- a CDS encoding RnfABCDGE type electron transport complex subunit G encodes MKKLESSLLNMTLVLTGVAVIMGAILAYVNNLTSGPINEQKEKALADGIKTVMASDDVVVDSPDTVKQHDSKGKELTFIIYKAKDSKGTNLGAAVESTTGGFGGNLRVLVGFTPDGAVLGYTLLEHAETPGLGAKADKWFQKGEKGDIVGKKPGEKPLGVTKDNKGDEQQVEAITASTITSRAFLTAVNNAYNAYKSQSVDGVSGATSNAENKKD; translated from the coding sequence ATGAAGAAACTTGAATCATCTTTACTGAACATGACGCTGGTACTTACTGGTGTAGCAGTAATAATGGGAGCCATCCTTGCCTATGTCAACAATCTGACAAGCGGTCCAATAAATGAACAGAAAGAAAAAGCACTGGCTGATGGTATCAAAACCGTAATGGCGAGTGACGATGTTGTAGTTGACAGTCCTGACACAGTGAAGCAACATGACTCAAAAGGCAAAGAGCTCACCTTTATTATATATAAGGCGAAGGATAGCAAAGGTACCAACTTGGGTGCTGCCGTAGAGAGCACTACAGGAGGTTTTGGAGGCAATCTTAGGGTACTCGTAGGTTTCACTCCTGACGGTGCCGTACTTGGCTACACACTTCTCGAGCATGCTGAGACACCTGGTTTGGGAGCCAAAGCCGACAAGTGGTTCCAGAAAGGCGAGAAAGGCGATATCGTGGGCAAGAAGCCTGGCGAAAAGCCACTCGGAGTAACAAAGGACAATAAAGGCGATGAACAGCAGGTTGAAGCTATAACAGCATCTACCATTACTAGCCGTGCCTTCCTCACAGCAGTAAACAACGCTTATAATGCTTACAAGTCACAGTCTGTAGATGGTGTAAGCGGTGCAACTTCAAATGCTGAAAACAAAAAAGACTGA
- a CDS encoding RnfABCDGE type electron transport complex subunit D: MSKLIVSLSPHAHGTDSVERNMYGVMIALLPALLVSFYYFGLGSVIVCTTSVAACVFLEWAINTFMLKNPRNTILDGSAALTGILLGMNLPSNLPIWIIIIGALFAIGVGKMTFGGLGSNIFNPALVGRCALLVAFPAQMTSWPVSGQWTSYTDATTGATPLAIMKEAIKNGDVEVLNKLPDAFSMLLGDYSMGGGAGTIGEICGLALIAGLLFMLWRKIVTWHIPVSIIATVFVFSMILHLVNPIYADPTTVILSGGLMLGAFFMATDYVTSPMTPKGQIIYGICIGLLTVIIRNWGAYPEGMSFAILIMNAFTPLINNYIKPKRFGEVPANK; the protein is encoded by the coding sequence ATGAGTAAACTCATTGTTTCACTTTCGCCACACGCCCACGGAACAGACTCAGTGGAGCGCAACATGTACGGCGTTATGATAGCCTTGTTGCCCGCGCTGCTTGTCTCGTTCTATTACTTCGGACTTGGTTCGGTCATCGTTTGCACGACAAGTGTGGCAGCCTGCGTATTCTTAGAGTGGGCTATAAACACATTCATGCTCAAGAATCCCCGTAACACCATTCTAGACGGTTCAGCAGCGCTGACAGGTATCTTGTTAGGCATGAACCTCCCATCAAATCTTCCTATTTGGATAATAATAATAGGTGCATTGTTTGCCATCGGCGTAGGCAAGATGACCTTTGGAGGACTTGGTAGTAATATTTTCAATCCAGCTTTGGTAGGTAGATGCGCACTACTTGTTGCCTTCCCTGCACAGATGACTTCATGGCCTGTTTCAGGACAATGGACAAGCTACACTGACGCAACGACAGGTGCCACTCCTCTGGCCATAATGAAGGAAGCCATTAAAAATGGAGATGTGGAAGTGCTCAACAAGTTGCCAGATGCATTTAGCATGCTCCTTGGCGACTACTCAATGGGAGGAGGCGCTGGTACCATTGGCGAGATTTGCGGTCTTGCTCTTATCGCTGGTTTGTTGTTTATGCTTTGGCGCAAAATCGTCACATGGCATATACCAGTGAGCATCATTGCGACAGTATTCGTGTTCAGCATGATTCTACATCTTGTCAACCCGATCTATGCCGATCCTACAACGGTTATCTTGAGCGGTGGTCTCATGCTTGGAGCATTCTTTATGGCTACAGACTACGTCACTTCCCCAATGACGCCAAAAGGCCAGATAATCTACGGTATTTGTATCGGTCTGCTGACAGTCATTATCCGTAACTGGGGTGCTTATCCTGAAGGCATGTCATTTGCCATTCTCATAATGAATGCCTTCACCCCACTCATTAACAATTACATCAAGCCCAAGCGCTTCGGTGAAGTACCCGCTAATAAATAA
- a CDS encoding Fe-S cluster domain-containing protein, which yields MNLILIAVIVLGAIGLTAALVLYICSKKFAVFEDPRISQVNELLPGANCGGCGYPGCGGMADALVKGADAGSLDGLFCPVGGAETMGKVASLLEMAIANGEPKVAVVRCNGTCDNRPKVAEYCGLRTCAAMHACGAGETLCGYGCLGCGDCVKACQFDAIQMNAETGIPEVNEDKCTACGACVKACPRNIIELRKKGPKGRRVFVSCVNKDKGAISMKACKVSCIGCGKCEKECPFGAITVEGNCSYIDFEKCRLCRKCVTVCPTKAIHDVNFPTPAPVKKAETNKEEKEAQA from the coding sequence ATGAATTTAATTCTAATTGCAGTAATTGTTCTTGGAGCCATTGGACTGACGGCAGCGTTGGTTCTATATATCTGTTCCAAGAAATTTGCTGTGTTCGAAGACCCTCGTATCTCTCAGGTTAACGAGCTACTGCCTGGTGCAAACTGTGGTGGCTGCGGATATCCCGGATGCGGTGGTATGGCTGACGCACTCGTCAAAGGTGCTGATGCTGGAAGCCTTGACGGACTATTCTGTCCTGTAGGCGGAGCAGAAACAATGGGTAAGGTAGCAAGCCTTCTCGAGATGGCAATCGCCAACGGAGAGCCAAAGGTTGCGGTAGTAAGATGCAACGGAACATGCGACAATCGTCCGAAGGTAGCAGAATACTGCGGTCTTCGCACATGTGCAGCGATGCATGCCTGTGGTGCAGGAGAGACGTTATGCGGATACGGATGCCTCGGCTGTGGCGACTGTGTTAAAGCTTGTCAGTTTGACGCTATACAAATGAATGCCGAGACAGGAATACCAGAGGTCAACGAAGATAAGTGTACAGCATGTGGTGCATGCGTAAAGGCTTGTCCACGAAACATCATTGAGCTTCGCAAGAAGGGGCCTAAGGGCCGTCGCGTCTTTGTATCATGCGTCAACAAGGACAAAGGAGCAATTTCTATGAAAGCATGCAAGGTGAGCTGTATTGGTTGTGGCAAGTGTGAGAAAGAGTGTCCTTTCGGAGCAATCACTGTAGAAGGCAACTGTTCATACATAGACTTCGAGAAATGCCGTCTGTGCCGCAAATGCGTTACTGTTTGTCCAACGAAGGCAATTCACGACGTAAACTTCCCCACCCCAGCACCTGTAAAGAAAGCTGAAACTAACAAAGAAGAAAAGGAGGCACAAGCATGA
- a CDS encoding SoxR reducing system RseC family protein: MDNYIKHLGIIEDINGEHIRVKITQSTSCAACKVAAHCNASESKEKIIDVYSNASEYDVGQTVIVSTTKTSAKLALQIGFILPLIILIAAILAFKLLKFNDETAAIYSLLLLIPYYLIVYSLRNWIEKDITFTLSKTE; encoded by the coding sequence ATGGACAACTACATAAAACATCTAGGAATAATTGAAGATATAAACGGTGAGCACATAAGGGTTAAGATTACCCAATCCACTTCATGTGCTGCCTGTAAAGTAGCTGCCCATTGCAACGCATCGGAGTCTAAAGAAAAGATTATTGATGTATACAGTAATGCAAGTGAATATGACGTTGGCCAAACAGTTATTGTAAGCACGACAAAGACATCTGCAAAACTCGCATTGCAAATAGGGTTCATTCTTCCGCTAATAATTCTAATCGCAGCAATTTTGGCATTCAAGTTACTGAAATTCAACGACGAGACAGCTGCTATTTATTCACTACTATTACTTATACCTTATTATTTAATCGTCTACTCATTACGAAATTGGATAGAAAAGGACATAACATTTACTCTTTCGAAAACTGAATAG
- a CDS encoding ATP-binding protein, with protein MDQDQKEILLQRYADANHKLQIAQQQLEQANKKLTEYEKKAAKAMKESRMKSLFLANMSHEIRTPLNAIEGFSRIMAETDSAEERMKFMEIIESNNSRLLSLVNEILDLSRVESGEIEIKKAPTDLQGLMSSIKQLFKFRCPETVSLKATVPNMSVTMTTDENRLTQVFSNLISNALKHTPRGSIVFGYNFKDDGQTISFYVKDTGSGISPDFIGHIFDAYASKDAEQQKGYGLGLALCKIIVEKMGGTISVESEMGVGSTFTFNMPFHGTVGGISTSNRAMTNVRTIRAKNSTDESNLKTILVAEDEESNYELVRIVLNKRYRLLRAHNGIEAVTMNEDEKPDLILMDIRMPEMNGLDATRIIKEVNHDVPVIALSAYAFEENIREAKLAGCDEFMAKPFRVEDLIETVKKYIGE; from the coding sequence ATGGATCAAGATCAAAAGGAAATTTTGCTTCAACGCTATGCCGATGCTAATCACAAATTACAGATTGCTCAGCAACAACTGGAGCAGGCCAACAAGAAATTGACGGAATATGAGAAGAAAGCGGCTAAAGCCATGAAGGAGAGCCGCATGAAATCATTATTCCTTGCCAACATGTCACATGAGATTAGGACGCCTCTTAATGCTATCGAAGGTTTTTCACGCATCATGGCTGAGACAGACTCTGCCGAAGAGCGCATGAAATTCATGGAGATTATTGAGAGTAATAATAGCCGTCTGCTTAGTCTTGTGAACGAGATTCTTGACCTTAGTCGTGTGGAGTCTGGAGAGATTGAAATCAAGAAGGCGCCTACAGACCTTCAGGGACTCATGAGCAGCATAAAGCAACTGTTCAAGTTCCGCTGTCCTGAAACAGTAAGTCTGAAGGCTACTGTTCCAAACATGTCAGTAACAATGACCACTGACGAGAACCGTCTCACTCAGGTATTCTCAAACCTCATTTCGAATGCCCTTAAGCATACACCACGCGGTTCCATTGTCTTCGGTTACAATTTCAAGGATGATGGCCAGACCATCTCTTTCTATGTAAAAGACACCGGTTCAGGTATTTCTCCCGATTTCATAGGTCACATATTTGACGCATACGCCTCTAAGGATGCCGAACAGCAAAAGGGCTATGGTCTCGGTCTGGCTCTATGTAAGATTATTGTAGAGAAGATGGGCGGCACTATCAGTGTTGAATCAGAAATGGGCGTTGGCTCTACGTTCACATTCAACATGCCTTTCCACGGTACGGTAGGTGGCATATCAACCAGCAACCGTGCAATGACAAACGTACGCACTATTAGAGCTAAGAATTCTACTGACGAGTCCAATCTGAAGACCATACTTGTAGCAGAAGATGAGGAGAGCAACTATGAGCTCGTTCGCATTGTACTGAACAAGCGCTATCGTCTGCTGCGTGCTCACAACGGCATTGAAGCAGTAACAATGAATGAAGACGAAAAGCCCGATCTCATTCTCATGGACATACGCATGCCCGAAATGAATGGTCTTGACGCTACACGTATTATAAAAGAGGTAAACCACGACGTACCAGTCATTGCACTCAGTGCCTACGCATTTGAAGAGAACATACGCGAAGCGAAGTTAGCCGGATGTGATGAGTTCATGGCAAAGCCGTTCCGTGTTGAAGATCTTATAGAGACTGTCAAGAAATATATTGGCGAATAA
- a CDS encoding endonuclease/exonuclease/phosphatase family protein, whose protein sequence is MVITILVAIFTFFGLFGGNFNPVHETAIAMIVYVLPFLVAGNIIVLAYWLIRRRWHWAAIPFITLLCSLPYIGTVYQLGLFNPDTSQSGFKIASYNVAMFGREISGFKAEDILSEMRRQNVDILCIQEYMEMSGDKNNTQSYKTYFPYMAKGKNDMVVFSRFPIRSSETIDFGVTNNSAMWADIDINGKMVRVFNAHLETTGFNRTLRKFAKMEMQGANVEENAFIRAIYGNYTNGMVKRAVQADLMARKIKESKYPPIVCGDFNDVPYSFTYNTMKGDLVDGFKECGKGLMHTFRGNKKVRIDYIFHDESMTGEKYYKLDLSYSDHCPVFMKISTL, encoded by the coding sequence TTGGTCATCACTATTTTGGTGGCCATATTTACATTTTTCGGACTTTTCGGTGGAAACTTCAATCCTGTCCACGAGACAGCTATCGCAATGATTGTATATGTCCTGCCGTTTCTTGTTGCAGGAAATATTATTGTCCTTGCCTATTGGCTTATACGCCGTCGCTGGCACTGGGCAGCCATTCCCTTCATCACGCTTTTGTGTAGCTTGCCATACATAGGAACAGTATATCAATTAGGGCTGTTCAATCCTGATACCAGTCAGTCTGGCTTTAAGATAGCGAGCTATAATGTTGCAATGTTCGGACGCGAGATCTCAGGTTTCAAGGCAGAAGACATCCTCTCCGAAATGCGACGCCAGAATGTTGACATCCTGTGCATTCAGGAATATATGGAGATGAGCGGTGACAAAAACAACACCCAGAGTTACAAGACCTACTTCCCATATATGGCAAAGGGGAAGAACGACATGGTAGTATTCAGTCGTTTTCCAATCAGATCTTCTGAGACAATTGACTTTGGTGTAACCAACAATAGTGCCATGTGGGCAGACATTGATATCAACGGCAAAATGGTTCGTGTATTTAATGCCCATCTTGAGACAACAGGTTTCAACCGCACGCTCCGTAAATTTGCAAAGATGGAGATGCAAGGTGCCAATGTTGAGGAAAATGCGTTTATTCGTGCCATCTATGGTAACTACACAAACGGCATGGTCAAGCGTGCCGTTCAAGCCGACCTTATGGCTCGTAAGATAAAAGAAAGCAAATATCCCCCTATTGTCTGTGGTGATTTCAACGATGTGCCCTACTCTTTCACATATAACACCATGAAGGGTGACCTCGTTGACGGATTCAAGGAGTGCGGCAAAGGCTTGATGCATACTTTCCGTGGCAACAAGAAAGTCCGCATCGACTATATCTTCCACGACGAAAGCATGACTGGCGAGAAATACTATAAGCTTGACCTCAGCTACTCTGATCACTGTCCAGTGTTCATGAAGATATCGACGCTGTAA
- the rsxA gene encoding electron transport complex subunit RsxA: MEFVLIFISAIFVNNIVLSQFLGICPFLGVSKKIDTSLGMSAAVAFVLTLATIVTWLVQKFVLDAFGLQYLQTIAFILVIASLVQMVEIILKKVSPALYQALGIFLPLITTNCAVLGVAILVIQKDFNLLQSVVYAFSTAIGFGLALTVFAGIREQLELANIPKGMQGMAIVLVTAGLLSLAFMGFSGVDGGLKVLFGID; this comes from the coding sequence ATGGAATTTGTTCTCATATTCATTTCTGCCATATTCGTAAACAACATTGTGTTGTCACAGTTTCTCGGTATATGCCCATTTCTTGGCGTATCAAAGAAAATAGACACTTCGTTAGGCATGTCAGCAGCTGTTGCATTCGTCCTCACGCTGGCAACGATTGTCACATGGCTAGTACAAAAGTTCGTACTTGATGCCTTCGGATTACAGTATCTACAGACAATAGCATTTATCCTAGTCATAGCATCACTTGTTCAGATGGTAGAGATTATTCTGAAGAAGGTGTCCCCTGCCCTCTATCAAGCACTTGGCATCTTCCTGCCACTCATAACGACCAACTGTGCCGTGCTTGGTGTCGCTATACTCGTCATACAGAAAGACTTCAATCTTCTGCAGTCTGTTGTTTATGCTTTCTCTACCGCCATTGGTTTCGGTCTTGCCCTAACTGTTTTTGCCGGCATACGCGAGCAGTTGGAACTTGCCAACATTCCCAAAGGCATGCAGGGCATGGCAATAGTACTCGTCACGGCAGGACTTCTCAGCCTTGCATTCATGGGCTTCTCCGGTGTTGACGGAGGCTTGAAAGTCTTGTTTGGTATCGACTAA
- a CDS encoding glycosyltransferase family 2 protein — MESLKIAFWACLVLVFYTYLGYGILLFLLLKLKQLFCKKEQKPVLPADESQFPDVTLMICAFNEEEIIKEKMENIRQLDYPKDKLCVMWVTDGSSDHSNELLSEYGDEITLVFSPERRGKAAAMQHGLQVNKSEYVVFTDANTMLNPGSIKEIVRLFMREDVGCVSGEKRVAARHEGQAAAEGEGIYWKYESTLKRWDSALYSAMGAAGELFAVRMSVYEAAPSNALLDDFMISMLILKKGYKIAYTSDAYAMEYGSANMEEESKRKRRIAAGGLQSIWWLRSLMNPFKYPITSFLFVSHRVLRWSITPFALLALIPLNVALVMMKGGTVYTVIWILQILFYLSAFMGYLMASRGKKNKLLYVPYYFLFMNINVFRGISYLRSHKSSGAWEKAKRG, encoded by the coding sequence ATGGAGTCATTAAAGATTGCCTTTTGGGCTTGCTTGGTATTAGTATTTTATACTTATCTCGGCTATGGAATTCTTCTCTTCTTGCTGCTGAAACTTAAGCAGTTGTTCTGCAAGAAAGAGCAGAAGCCCGTTCTCCCTGCAGACGAGTCACAATTCCCTGATGTGACACTTATGATTTGCGCCTTCAATGAAGAAGAAATCATTAAGGAGAAAATGGAGAATATACGCCAGCTCGACTACCCGAAAGACAAGCTCTGTGTCATGTGGGTGACCGATGGCTCCAGCGACCACAGCAATGAGCTGCTTTCTGAATACGGTGATGAGATTACACTCGTTTTCTCTCCCGAACGTCGTGGAAAAGCAGCCGCCATGCAACATGGTCTGCAAGTCAACAAGTCAGAATATGTGGTATTTACTGATGCCAACACCATGCTCAACCCAGGCAGCATAAAAGAAATAGTACGCCTATTCATGAGAGAAGACGTGGGATGCGTCAGTGGTGAGAAACGCGTTGCTGCTCGGCATGAAGGTCAGGCTGCAGCTGAAGGTGAAGGTATCTACTGGAAATACGAGAGCACCCTGAAGCGCTGGGACAGTGCGCTCTATTCCGCAATGGGCGCTGCAGGTGAGCTGTTCGCCGTACGTATGAGCGTCTATGAGGCAGCGCCAAGTAACGCCCTCCTTGATGACTTCATGATTTCAATGCTCATACTCAAGAAAGGATACAAGATTGCATATACAAGCGATGCATATGCTATGGAATATGGCTCTGCCAACATGGAAGAAGAATCAAAGCGCAAGCGTCGTATTGCTGCAGGCGGACTACAGAGCATCTGGTGGCTGCGCTCTCTGATGAATCCATTCAAATATCCTATCACGAGTTTCCTGTTTGTATCACACCGTGTGTTGCGATGGAGCATCACTCCTTTTGCCCTTCTCGCACTCATACCTCTCAATGTGGCACTCGTCATGATGAAAGGTGGCACCGTATATACCGTAATATGGATACTGCAAATATTATTCTATTTATCGGCATTCATGGGCTATCTTATGGCATCAAGAGGCAAGAAAAACAAGCTTCTTTATGTCCCTTATTACTTCCTTTTCATGAACATCAATGTATTCCGAGGCATCAGTTACCTGCGTTCTCATAAGAGCAGCGGAGCATGGGAAAAGGCTAAAAGAGGTTGA
- the rsxC gene encoding electron transport complex subunit RsxC gives MNIRTFSIGGIHPEENKLTHEVATKVAALPKQAIFPLSQHIGAPAKPVVQKGDKVKVGTLIAEAGGFVSAPIYSSVSGTVFKVDTAIDATGYRKPAIIINVEGDDWEERIDRSTRLEQVKDHPELTPEEIVERIKKAGVTGMGGAGFPTFIKLCPPPTAKAECVIINAVECEPYITADYRLMMEKADEILVGLELLMKAAKVTKGYIGIETNKPAAIELLTKKLAELNSPLSTQVEVVPLKQRYPQGGEKQLVDAVIRRQVPAPPAIPVNVGAIVQNVGTAYAVYEAVMKNKPLFERYTTVTGKLLKNPGNFLVRMGTPMNDLIEACGGMPEGDNKLLAGGPMMGKALTTTEVPVCKGTNSVTILSGDDARRKEAEPCIRCAKCVSACPMGLEPYLLAKLSEVKNWERAEHEDIVSCIECGSCQFTCPAHRPLLDNIRQGKGTVMGIIRSRAAKK, from the coding sequence ATGAATATTAGGACATTCAGTATAGGTGGTATCCACCCCGAAGAGAATAAGCTTACCCATGAGGTTGCCACAAAAGTGGCAGCACTACCTAAGCAAGCCATCTTCCCACTTAGCCAGCACATTGGTGCGCCAGCCAAGCCTGTAGTACAGAAAGGTGACAAGGTAAAAGTTGGAACGCTCATTGCCGAGGCAGGAGGTTTCGTTTCAGCACCTATTTATTCTTCTGTCAGTGGTACTGTTTTCAAAGTAGATACTGCTATTGACGCCACCGGTTATCGCAAGCCTGCTATTATTATTAATGTCGAAGGCGACGATTGGGAAGAACGCATTGACCGTTCTACTAGATTGGAACAAGTGAAAGACCATCCTGAGCTTACGCCTGAAGAGATAGTCGAGAGAATAAAGAAAGCAGGCGTCACCGGCATGGGTGGTGCAGGCTTCCCGACCTTTATAAAGCTATGCCCTCCACCAACGGCTAAAGCAGAATGTGTAATCATCAATGCCGTTGAGTGCGAACCTTACATCACAGCAGACTATCGTCTGATGATGGAAAAGGCGGACGAGATCCTTGTTGGTCTTGAGCTTCTCATGAAGGCTGCTAAAGTAACCAAAGGCTATATAGGCATTGAAACGAACAAGCCCGCTGCTATTGAGCTTCTTACGAAAAAACTTGCAGAATTAAATTCTCCTCTTTCTACCCAAGTAGAGGTGGTGCCTCTGAAACAGCGCTATCCACAAGGAGGCGAGAAACAACTCGTCGATGCTGTGATACGCCGTCAAGTACCAGCGCCTCCTGCAATACCAGTTAATGTTGGTGCCATTGTCCAGAACGTAGGTACAGCCTATGCTGTGTATGAGGCTGTAATGAAAAACAAGCCACTGTTTGAGCGTTATACCACCGTAACCGGAAAGTTACTTAAGAATCCAGGAAACTTCCTTGTTCGCATGGGAACGCCAATGAATGATCTCATTGAAGCCTGTGGCGGAATGCCGGAAGGCGACAATAAGTTGCTTGCAGGTGGTCCGATGATGGGTAAAGCCCTGACAACCACAGAGGTACCTGTCTGCAAAGGCACGAACTCCGTTACCATTCTCTCTGGTGACGATGCCAGGCGCAAAGAGGCTGAGCCCTGCATACGCTGTGCAAAATGCGTTAGTGCATGTCCTATGGGTCTTGAGCCATATCTATTGGCAAAGCTCAGTGAAGTGAAGAACTGGGAGAGAGCCGAACACGAAGACATTGTCAGCTGTATAGAATGTGGATCATGTCAGTTTACATGCCCTGCTCACCGTCCATTGCTTGACAATATACGTCAAGGCAAGGGTACGGTCATGGGAATCATTCGCAGCAGAGCAGCGAAAAAATAA